In the genome of Mytilus edulis chromosome 3, xbMytEdul2.2, whole genome shotgun sequence, one region contains:
- the LOC139516974 gene encoding uncharacterized protein, whose translation MYSYNFAGVLNCLLFYIFVFFFILTGMIHAGIGETQLNNLLAAMNVHYPHHKSLKSRENEVGDIMEYQANASERKFLLDEAFQSMTIDAEGNEQAGINASTDTCWQKKGSGRAYNSLSGVASLIGEKTGKIVHHTLRIAGCRICRNAQKKGGPPLPHNCKKNWSGTAKGMEPDMVVQLVKDVHEQDININELAGDDDSVGFDRVKKLLPNSKMVKTSDRNHIIINVTKKLYTLKPKQKELTPMVINSITKNYSYMLAQNQGSPEKIEKGVRGMIDHMYGKHENCDIKWCGFLKDRASYRHTNLPFGKDLKSESLRADLEKLFLGKIESQSKKLSKLASSQANESFNHTVSTKAAKNKHYSGSSSLNYRVSAAVLQKNEGYGYVSKVSEAAGLSPGNETIKRAIRLNGKRDKKSERAKTKQHKKRRINLKKERSVKSTGVEMREGRTYESEIGMDNEQLDEEIPAPMNASLCIPIDISTAPLVVFDLETTSLYRTSDVIQIAATSSNNEFSSYIFPNQPISIQASEITKITVSANQMFYDLQPVSYKLPHEALTDFITFLSKYPSKPILVGHNIKRFDCHVLYYSLKANQMWNEFSSHVCGFVDTLELFKKIMPGLPSYSQTSLVSHILGENYCAHNAVDDTRALFKLLTSKALNNLDAFVFPVSHPYDCIVQQDNLKSYNEAIACKAVSRATALKASKSNLKLSHLKLSIERMGLEGLKALLSEKTDRGNVRVTNCMKVIRKIFDFLTPES comes from the exons ATGTACTCTTACAATTTTGCTGGTGTTTTAAATTgcttgttattttatatttttgtatttttttttatattaacaggtATGATTCATGCAGGTATTGGTGAAACACAGCTGAACAATTTACTTGCTGCCATGAATGTGCATTATCCTCACCACAAGTCCCTAAAATCAAGAGAAAATGAGGTTGGGGATATAATGGAGTATCAGGCAAATGCTTCAGAAAGGAAGTTTTTACTCGATGAAGCTTTCCAGTCCATGACCATTGATGCAG aggGTAATGAACAAGCAGGTATTAATGCATCCACAGACACATGTTGGCAAAAAAAAGGTTCCGGAAGGGCTTATAATAGTTTGTCAG GTGTGGCCTCACTGATAGGGGAAAAAACAGGGAAAATTGTGCATCACACCCTCAGAATTGCTGGTTGCCGTATATGTCGGAATGCACAAAAGAAGGGAGGACCACCGTTACCCCACAACTGTAAGAAAAACTGGTCAGGAACAGCAAAAGGCATGGAACCAGACATGGTAGTTCAGTTAGTGAAAGATGTACATGAACAAGATATCAATATAAATGAACTGGCAGGTGATGACGATTCGGTTGGGTTTGACCGGGTAAAAAAACTACTACCAAATTCGAAAATGGTAAAAACAAGCGACAGAAATCATATCATCATAAATGTCACCAAAAAGCTTTACACTCTTAAACCAAAGCAAAAAGAGTTGACACCAATGGTTATCAATTCAATTACCAAGAACTATTCATACATGTTGGCACAAAATCAAGGTTCtccagaaaaaatagaaaaaggagTAAGAGGGATGATTGATCATATGTATGGGAAACACGAAAACTGTGATATAAAATGGTGTGGTTTTTTAAAAGACAGAGCGTCATACAGGCACACAAATTTACCTTTCGGAAAGGACTTGAAATCTGAAAGTCTCAGAGCTGATCTGGAGAAATTGTTTCTTGGAAAAATAGAGAGCCAATCAAAGAAACTATCAAAACTTGCCAGTTCCCAAGCAAATGAGAGCTTTAACCATACGGTCTCGACCAAGGCAGCAAAGAATAAACATTATTCGGGCTCCTCCAGTTTAAATTATCGTGTCAGTGCCGCAGTTTTACAAAAGAATGAGGGATATGGTTATGTGTCAaag gtGAGTGAAGCAGCTGGATTGTCACCAGGGAATGAGACTATCAAGAGGGCTATACGATTGAATGGAAAGAGGGATAAAAAATCTGAAAGAGCCAAAACAAAGCAACACAAAAAAAGAAGAATCAATCTAAAAAAAGAAAGATCAGTGAAAAGTACCGGAGTTGAAATGAGAGAAGGAAGAACTTATGAAAGTGAAATAG GAATGGACAATGAGCAGTTAGATGAAGAAATCCCTGCTCCAATGAATGCATCTTTATGTATACCGATAGATATTTCTACAGCTCCACTGGTAGTCTTTGATTTAGAAACTACAAGCCTAT ATAGAACATCAGATGTTATACAGATTGCTGCAACTTCAAGCAATAATGAATTTAGCAGTTACATCTTTCCAAACCAACCAATCTCAATACAGGCCTccgaaataacaaaaattacCGTTTCTGCTAATCAGATGTTTTATGATTTACAACCTGTTTCGTACAAGTTACCACATGAAGCTCTCACTGATTTTATAACATTTCTTTCCAAATATCCATCAAAGCCAATTCTAGTAGGACACAACATCAAACGATTCGACTGCCATGTTTTGTATTATTCTTTAAAGGCAAATCAGATGTGGAATGAGTTTTCATCTCATGTATGTGGGTTTGTAGACACTCTGGAGCTATTTAAGAAGATAATGCCAGGATTACCATCATATTCTCAAACTTCATTGGTGTCACATATTCTCGGTGAAAACTATTGTGCACACAATGCAGTTGATGACACTAGAGCATTGTTTAAATTATTAACCTCAAAAGCCTTAAACAATCTGGATGCATTTGTATTTCCTGTAAGTCATCCTTATGACTGTATAGTCCAGCAAGACAATTTGAAGTCTTACAATGAAGCCATTGCTTGTAAAGCAGTATCACGAGCCACTGCTTTGAAGGCATCAAAATCCAACTTAAAGCTTTCTCATCTGAAACTGTCTATTGAGAGAATGGGTCTAGAAGGATTAAAAGCTTTATTGTCTGAAAAAACTGACAGAGGAAATGTTCGAGTCACAAATTGTATGAAGGTCATTCGCAAAATATTTGACTTCCTAACACCTGAAAGCTAG
- the LOC139516996 gene encoding uncharacterized protein, which translates to MERYGARRLRMTIWETTRNGQLQTTHLGSILFILVMMDACVFCRVSLLNGEEITQLREKGCNTVNRTSQTRNDTIVTTPGQKVHQKCRRDYINANSIKKDMRDKDVSITEPTRDLRSSTPDFEFQKNCLFCGCFAKFSESKRGIDVFPVRTTDFSNTLRNICKERNDEWSEIVLRRLNIAPSDLHAADAIYHQTCSVNFRTGKQIPVSKQANKEVKRTTPGRPKEDSSEKAFLQIVRQLEETQDELASVSDLVQAMEDICGDKAYSVVHMKKRLQTYFGSDIIITEVNGKPNIVTFRRTASSILNEFYRRPSSKSPEEEKLSMIETAAKLIKADIMSLKDSKAVYPSSVDINSEQNITFVPDSLQTLLRTLFSQNDSSVKVASVGQAIIQASRPRTLIAPLQIALSVQMHHHFGSRFLLDTLNTLGFASSYTEVQRFELNAAAAAHDRTNTQFGNGTFVQYIADNVDHNLRTLDGHGTFYGMGMIAAVTPGFRLDKAVPRLSPTLKEVSDLAKINIEYYKMQSKQSLQAEFATMNYEPNMIDTTWKLDLLSKVCWPLTCNRPSWSAIMHKVMDGDYPGRSSVVFLPMIDMNPSDLTCINSTLNFIGKHAKAQHCVPILTFDQPLYWKAMNIIKDEPLNSPLKSVILRLGGFHLEMSFVGGIGHLMEGSGITELLETVYAPNAVTHMTSGKAIARAVRAHFLIDTALTSIILSHIYGIPLPDEIENETGTNDINPANYINTNSTDINADDLSDELHEADAMLDELLKGDISVEKACDDVLIDQIKSRIDNFRESHKSYRTSQLWFQYMDMIDILRRFIKAERTGNWELHLQTVKDMLPYLAASGHNLYVKSSRVYLQQMENLKTTHPEVLAFLQSGHHVIRRSDKFWAGLSSDLVIEQVLMRSLKTTGGMTRGRGMSEGQRAQWILSMPDCAEMNNALQEFTGVNYGTSDQHKEGGESRRSRDCQDLKTFLSFLINRSPFVEETSLRNIETGVSADKFVNVDNSRELGIKILKSMDGKKIDEFSFKRKEQATILSAKSAIKVDDDVIIVDSQLLFQRFLAASNGIYEDQSEIFTYELCSHPSSMFDPNGLMRTAQKSSLADAIWGKGDCCAFEMSENDETQYVIDGGSLLHRIHWQSGLSFGEICQRYIDSVERKYSKAIVVFDGYASGPDTKDATHQRRTKGIIGTKVSFTERTPFKSKKEIFLANIENKQNFINLLSAKMVEKGIKTKHADADADVLIALTAIESAKTKATVLLGEDTDLLVLLLHHADVTSNSLIFKSGNVSKVNTHIKIWDILKTKLLLGEELCTFLPLIHAISGCDTTSRMFGVSKAATLKKFGEHDFLKSQAQLLYNANANDDVISAGENIISSLYNGAPYEGLNVLRYRKFAARVLTNKTCVQIHTLPPTSNAASFHSQRAYLQMKMWMNKDNLNPCEWGWKVANGNLVPVKCTMDAAPSKLLNIIRCNCKTNCDTKRCTCRKNGLECSVACGECKGTGCTNSSKTVDMDD; encoded by the exons ATGGAAAGATATGGCGCCCGTAGATTAAGAATGACGATATGGGAGACAACTCGTAATGGTCAACTGCAGACGACGCATCTAGGTTCCATCCTTTTCATTCTG gtaaTGATGGATGCTTGTGTTTTTTGTCGGGTGTCTCTACTAAATGGTGAAGAAATAACACAACTAAGAGAAAAAGGATGTAACACGGTTAATAGGACCAGCCAAACCAGAAATGATACAATTGTCACAACTCCAGGACAAAAAGTTCATCAGAAATGTCGACGTGATTACATTAATGCTAACTCAATCAAGAAGGACATGCGAGATAAGGATGTATCGATAACCGAGCCAACTCGTGACTTACGATCTTCTACTCCTGATTTTGAGTTCCAGAAGAACTGTTTATTTTGTGGATGTTTTGCAAAATTTTCAGAGAGCAAAAGGGGAATCGACGTGTTTCCTGTCAGGACAACAGATTTTTCTAACACCCTTAGAAACATCTGCAAAGAAAGAAATGATGAATGGTCCGAAATCGTTTTGAGGAGGCTCAACATTGCACCATCAGATTTGCACGCGGCAGACGCAATATACCACCAAACATGTAGTGTTAATTTTAGAACTGGTAAGCAAATCCCCGTCTCGAAGCAAGCAAACAAAGAAGTCAAACGAACGACACCAGGACGACCAAAAGAAGATTCATCAGAGAAAGCTTTCCTGCAAATAGTTAGACAATTGGAAGAAACACAAGACGAACTTGCATCCGTAAGCGATCTTGTTCAGGCTATGGAAGACATTTGTGGAGATAAGGCGTATAGTGTGGTGCACATGAAAAAGAGACTGCAAACTTATTTTGGATCCGATATCATCATCACGGAAGTAAACGGAAAGCCGAATATAGTCACATTCAGGAGAACAGCATCATCTATACTGAACGAATTTTACAGAAGACCATCATCTAAGAGTCCAGAAGAGGAAAAACTATCGATGATAGAAACAGCAGCTAAGTTAATAAAGGCTGATATTATGAGTCTTAAAGATTCAAAAGCTGTGTATCCGTCTTCTGTTGATATAAACTCAGAGCAAAACATTACATTTGTCCCAGATTCGTTACAAACATTACTACGTACATTATTTAGTCAAAACGACTCTTCTGTTAAAGTTGCATCTGTTGGTCAAGCTATTATTCAGGCTTCCCGACCAAGAACACTTATTGCACCGCTACAAATTGCCCTCAGTGTACAAATGCACCATCACTTTGGATCAAGATTTTTATTGGACACTTTGAACACTCTTGGTTTCGCTTCTTCCTACACAGAGGTTCAACGATTTGAACTTAATGCTGCTGCTGCTGCTCATGACAGAACCAACACACAGTTTGGGAATGGCACTTTCGTTCAGTACATAGCTGATAACGTAGACCATAATCTGAGAACTTTAGACGGTCATGGAACATTTTATGGTATGGGCATGATTGCAGCTGTCACTCCAGGATTCAGACTTGACAAAGCTGTCCCTAGGCTGTCTCCCACACTAAAGGAAGTCTCTGACCTAGCAAAAATTAACATAGAATATTATAAAATGCAATCTAAACAATCATTACAGGCAGAGTTCGCAACCATGAATTATGAGCCAAATATGATCGATACAACGTGGAAGTTAGACCTTCTGTCAAAAGTATGCTGGCCTTTGACATGCAACCGACCCAGTTGGTCCGCAATAATGCACAAAGTGATGGACGGTGACTACCCAGGAAGATCATCTGTTGTTTTTTTGCCAATGATAGACATGAATCCTAGTGATCTCACATGTATAAATTCAACACTTAACTTCATAGGCAAGCACGCAAAGGCTCAACATTGTgtacctattttgacatttgatcaaCCCCTCTATTGGAAGGCAATGAACATAATTAAAGATGAACCATTGAACAGTCCTTTAAAGTCAGTTATCTTGAGACTTGGAGGCTTTCATTTAGAAATGAGTTTTGTAGGCGGCATTGGTCACTTGATGGAAGGATCAGGAATCACTGAGCTACTTGAAACAGTGTATGCACCAAATGCAGTAACTCATATGACTAGTGGAAAGGCGATTGCACGAGCAGTAAGGGCACATTTTTTGATAGATACAGCTCTCACGTCAATAATCTTGTCACACATATACGGCATACCACTTCCAGATGAAATCGAAAATGAGACTGGTACCAATGATATTAATCCAGCAAATTACATAAATACCAACAGTACCGATATTAACGCTGATGATCTTTCGGATGAATTGCATGAAGCAGATGCGATGTTGGATGAACTACTGAAAGGAGACATATCTGTCGAAAAAGCTTGCGACGATGTTTTAATAGATCAAATTAAATCTAGGATAGATAACTTTCGGGAGTCACACAAAAGTTATCGTACTTCACAACTATGGTTCCAATATATGGATATGATAGATATTCTCCGTAGATTCATCAAAGCTGAAAGGACTGGTAACTGGGAACTACATTTACAGACAGTCAAGGACATGCTTCCGTATCTTGCAGCTTCGGGACACAATCTGTATGTCAAATCATCACGGGTATACTTACAACAAATGGAGAACTTGAAAACAACCCATCCCGAAGTATTAGCTTTTCTACAATCAGGCCATCATGTTATAAGGAGGAGTGATAAATTTTGGGCAGGTCTTTCTTCTGATTTGGTCATAGAACAGGTTTTAATGAGAAGCTTAAAGACGACAGGCGGTATGACTCGAGGAAGAGGTATGTCAGAGGGTCAGCGAGCCCAATGGATTTTATCTATGCCAGACTGCGCGGAAATGAACAATGCTTTGCAAGAGTTTACTGGAGTCAATTATGGAACAAGTGACCAACATAAAGAAGGTGGGGAGTCAAGGAGATCAAGAGACTGTCaagatttgaaaacatttttatcGTTTCTTATTAACAGAAGTCCTTTTGTAGAGGAAACGAGTTTGCGAAACATAGAAACAGGGGTCTCGGCGGACAAATTTGTCAATGTTGATAATTCGAGGGAATTAGGCATTAAAATACTGAAGTCCATGGACGGAAAAAAAATagatgaattttcatttaaaaggaaAGAACAGGCCACTATCTTAAGTGCAAAATCGGCTATCAAAGTTGATGATGATGTCATTATTGTTGATTCACAGCTTCTCTTCCAGCGCTTTCTTGCTGCATCAAATGGCATATATGAAGATCAGTCCGAAATATTCACCTATGAACTCTGTAGTCATCCCAGCTCAATGTTTGATCCAAATGGTCTCATGCGAACAGCGCAAAAGTCTAGTCTTGCAGATGCTATTTGGGGAAAGGGCGACTGTTGCGCATTTGAAATGAGCGAAAACGACGAAACTCAGTATGTTATTGATGGCGGCTCTCTTCTCCATCGTATACACTGGCAAAGCGGACTTTCTTTCGGTGAAATTTGTCAAAGGTACATTGACAGCGTAGAACGGAAATACAGTAAAGCTATAGTTGTATTTGATGGATATGCTTCGGGTCCAGATACTAAAGATGCCACTCATCAGCGGCGCACCAAAGGAATCATAGGCACAAAAGTTTCATTCACAGAAAGAACTCCTTTCAAatctaaaaaagaaatatttttagcAAACATTGAGAATAAGCAGAACTTTATTAATCTCTTGAGTGCAAAGATGGTAGAAAAGGGAATCAAAACTAAACACGCAGATGCCGATGCTGATGTTTTGATTGCCCTTACTGCCATCGAATCAGCGAAAACAAAAGCAACTGTTTTGCTTGGAGAGGACACTGATCTTTTGGTACTACTCCTTCATCATGCGGACGTTACATCAAATTCGCTGATATTCAAATCCGGCAATGTGTCAAAAGTTAACACACATATTAAAATATGGGATATTTTGAAGACCAAATTGCTGCTTGGTGAGGAACTATGTACATTTTTACCTTTAATTCATGCTATCAGTGGTTGTGACACAACTTCAAGAATGTTCGGTGTCAGTAAGGCAGCGACCCTAAAGAAATTTGGAGAACATGACTTTCTTAAGAGTCAGGCACAGTTACTTTACAATGCTAACGCAAATGATGATGTTATTTCTGCTGGTGAAAACATTATTTCCTCTTTATATAATGGTGCTCCATATGAAGGACTGAATGTTCTTCGCTACAGGAAGTTTGCTGCAAGagtattgacaaacaaaacaTGCGTTCAAATTCATACTTTGCCGCCAACATCAAATGCGGCTTCATTTCATAGCCAGAGAGCTTATCTTCAAATGAAAATGTGGATGAACAAGGACAATCTAAATCCGTGTGAATGGGGTTGGAAAGTCGCTAATGGAAACCTTGTTCCGGTTAAGTGTACAATGGACGCAGCTCCCTCTaaattgctgaacattattcGATGCAATTGTAAGACAAACTGTGACACTAAAAGATGTACTTGTAGAAAAAACGGACTTGAATGTTCAGTAGCTTGTGGCGAATGTAAAGGAACTGGTTGTACAAATTCGAGCAAAACAGTTGACATGGACGATTAA
- the LOC139515350 gene encoding uncharacterized protein — MKAFDVVSHVIVLDKLYEIGVHPKIWTIVRDLYDGMTSKVRWAGAISPKFNILQGVRQGGILSPLLYKIYNNNLLMELQETRLGFRMGNVYLGCPTCADDIALLSSNPNELQCMLSTLHRHAVQDRVSIHPKKTKAVVFSKSNSIKSTLSWKLGDSDISPSNQTVHLGILRSELKENNLNLEDRISLARRTMYALISTGLHGSNGINPIVAYKIYQSYILPKLLFGLEVLPLNKSQIDILRKFHISNLRRFQSLPTRTATEIVYLLLGALPVEAELHKRHLSLLYNIISCNNSTLKNLMMRQLAVNGENQESFFGRIQDILEQYKLPKIYTLMAEQPSKLAFKHQCKSAIQKTWTNILVAESVKKSTLKYINTKDLAVGKPHIIWKSLRSMVSEVKMGITKARMLTGTFMTQVIKHKYNIEHSDQICKLCTIYSEDLMHIILDCPALFSTRQIYYNRLKIEVINVIGESKWSELFGNKDAILLLILDCTNFSKYFSVDQQNAITKLSSVLCHQLYLMRLKLLEKSAKVPNKQCGSDTCK; from the coding sequence ATGAAAGCGTTTGATGTTGTCAGCCATGTAATTGTGTTGGATAAGTTGTATGAAATAGGTGTCCACCCTAAAATTTGGACAATCGTTAGAGATCTATATGATGGTATGACCTCAAAAGTCAGATGGGCCGGTGCAATAAGTCCGAAATTTAATATACTACAGGGAGTGAGACAAGGTGGCATTTTGTCTCCATTACtgtataaaatttataacaacaatttaCTGATGGAATTACAGGAAACAAGACTAGGTTTCAGGATGGGCAATGTTTATCTGGGATGTCCTACATGTGCGGACGATATCGCTCTCTTGTCCTCAAATCCAAACGAACTACAATGTATGTTATCAACCTTACATAGACATGCTGTGCAAGACAGAGTTTCAATTCACCCCAAAAAGACCAAAGCAGTGGTTTTTAGTAAATCAAACAGTATTAAGTCTACATTATCTTGGAAACTTGGTGACTCTGATATTTCGCCATCCAATCAAACTGTGCATTTGGGAATTCTTAGATCTGAGCTTAAAGAAAATAATCTGAATTTAGAGGATCGTATTAGTCTAGCAAGGAGGACTATGTATGCATTGATTAGCACAGGACTACATGGCTCTAATGGAATCAATCCCATCGTTGCCTACAAAATATATCAGTCTTACATACTGCCAAAGCTTCTGTTTGGGTTAGAAGTGTTGCCACTGAACAAATCACAAATagacattttaaggaaatttcatatttcaaatttacGTCGATTCCAATCATTGCCGACACGTACAGCAACAGAAATAGTTTACTTATTACTTGGTGCATTACCTGTAGAGGCAGAGTTGCATAAAAGACACTTAAGCCTTCTATATAACATTATCTCCTGTAATAACTCTACTCTGAAGAACCTCATGATGAGACAATTGGCTGTAAACGGTGAAAATCAAGAAAGCTTTTTTGGTCGAATACAGGATATTCTTGAACAGTACAAGTTGCCGAAAATTTATACTCTAATGGCAGAACAACCTTCAAAATTAGCGTTCAAACATCAATGTAAAAGTGCAATCCAGAAAACATGGACTAATATATTAGTAGCTGAGTCTGTCAAAAAATCAACTCTGAAATATATCAATACAAAAGATTTGGCTGTTGGAAAGCCCCATATAATATGGAAATCGTTGCGTTCTATGGTATCTGAGGTTAAAATGGGCATTACAAAAGCCAGAATGCTTACTGGAACATTTATGACACAAGTTATCAAACACAAGTACAACATAGAACATTCAGATCAGATTTGTAAACTGTGCACAATATATTCCGAAGATCTAATGCACATCATTCTTGATTGTCCCGCCTTATTTTCAACtagacaaatatattataaccgTCTCAAAATAGAGGTTATCAATGTGATTGGTGAAAGCAAGTGGTCCGAGCTATTTGGAAACAAAGATGCGATTCTTCTGCTAATTTTAGACTGTACAAATTTTAGCAAATATTTTAGTGTGGATCAACAAAATGCTATTACAAAGTTATCAAGTGTGTTATGTCATCAACTATATTTAATGAGACTGAAACTGCTAGAAAAGTCAGCAAAAGTGCCCAATAAACAATGTGGTAGTGATACATGTAAATGA